The following coding sequences lie in one Listeria ivanovii subsp. londoniensis genomic window:
- a CDS encoding PucR family transcriptional regulator ligand-binding domain-containing protein, with product MSVKLGDLMKLPSLKEAKVVSGKSGLSKLVSSISVLEYTEVALLDDELFDNNEFYGSEIVVSAFVNICNNVEAQCRTIERLHKVGEVALILYYVGIFIPKLDGKFIDYANELDFTIIVMPENEMSLRYSEVIYEVVEAIVKQEMTDTNFVSESLEQISNVRPAQRNIDTTLKILSDRTHVSLVLTDNSFQVINSITWPRTRQLDFDQIIEASKQLGDNELATWIQDERTVYTARKPIFQDGMQAMHLFMIKEKDTLTTDVAMQISEVVQVFMNLWGKNYVEISTAELMKAILNDESLKMRRLGKILNVDVSSIKWMWLVKTEEFRDNEQVLSELKSFVASHFNVSLIDLFEKNIVVLLDNSVAQRDRTHTAQTFAEMMLQLGMKLKITVCQGMEQTSDVQYAYSLVNENKKAANAIYARKLIYSLQEIDFAAKCVEIVERGELSIAEHLRPLKPIEENEELLETLSVFLLEGESNYNQAAELLFLHKNTIKYRIQRINELLQYPVTKIPESYNLYLAVAVRRLLSETNNNN from the coding sequence TTGAGTGTGAAATTAGGAGATTTAATGAAATTACCATCTTTAAAAGAAGCAAAAGTAGTATCGGGGAAATCAGGTTTATCTAAGTTAGTTTCTTCTATCTCTGTTTTAGAATATACTGAAGTGGCCCTTTTAGATGATGAGTTATTTGATAATAATGAATTTTATGGTAGTGAAATTGTTGTATCTGCCTTTGTAAATATTTGCAATAATGTTGAGGCACAGTGTCGAACAATTGAGAGATTACATAAGGTCGGGGAAGTGGCGCTAATTTTATATTACGTCGGGATTTTTATTCCAAAGTTAGATGGAAAATTTATTGATTACGCGAATGAATTAGATTTTACTATTATCGTGATGCCTGAAAATGAAATGTCGTTGCGCTATAGTGAAGTGATTTATGAAGTGGTAGAAGCTATTGTGAAACAAGAAATGACGGATACTAATTTTGTGAGCGAATCACTGGAACAAATATCCAATGTCAGACCAGCTCAACGCAATATCGATACAACGCTTAAAATTCTGTCTGATCGGACGCACGTATCACTTGTTTTAACGGATAATTCATTTCAAGTAATTAACTCGATTACTTGGCCGAGAACGCGCCAATTGGATTTTGACCAAATAATTGAGGCGTCAAAACAACTAGGTGATAATGAATTAGCAACATGGATTCAAGATGAACGAACAGTTTATACAGCAAGAAAACCCATTTTTCAAGATGGTATGCAGGCAATGCACTTATTTATGATAAAAGAAAAAGACACGCTTACGACGGATGTTGCGATGCAAATTAGTGAAGTAGTCCAAGTGTTTATGAATTTATGGGGAAAGAATTATGTGGAAATTAGCACGGCTGAACTGATGAAAGCTATTTTAAATGATGAAAGCCTAAAAATGCGTCGGTTGGGGAAAATTCTAAATGTGGATGTTTCTTCTATTAAATGGATGTGGCTTGTGAAGACCGAAGAATTTCGGGATAATGAACAAGTTTTAAGTGAATTAAAAAGCTTTGTAGCTAGTCATTTTAATGTTTCTTTGATTGATTTATTTGAAAAGAACATTGTTGTATTGTTAGATAATTCAGTTGCACAGCGGGATCGGACCCATACGGCACAGACCTTTGCTGAGATGATGCTGCAGCTTGGAATGAAACTGAAAATCACAGTTTGCCAGGGTATGGAACAAACGTCAGATGTTCAATATGCCTATTCACTCGTAAATGAAAACAAGAAAGCTGCCAATGCAATTTATGCAAGGAAGCTCATTTATTCCCTTCAAGAAATTGATTTTGCGGCGAAATGTGTGGAAATTGTGGAACGCGGCGAATTGTCGATTGCAGAACATTTGCGACCACTGAAACCGATAGAAGAAAATGAAGAATTGCTTGAGACGCTCTCAGTATTTTTATTAGAAGGAGAGTCGAATTATAACCAAGCAGCAGAATTACTTTTCCTTCATAAAAATACGATTAAATATCGGATTCAACGGATAAATGAATTGTTACAATACCCGGTAACGAAAATTCCTGAGTCGTATAATCTCTATTTAGCAGTTGCTGTGAGACGATTACTTAGTGAAACGAACAATAATAATTAA